Below is a window of Myxococcales bacterium DNA.
TGACCGTCAGATCCGCTTCGATTCGGCCGCGTTCATTCAGAAACTGGGTGTAGACGATGCGCCCGACCGGAACCGCGACGTTGTTCGCGCAGATCCGGTTCAGCACCTTCTCCGCATCTCTACCCTGGACCAGGAACTTGGACATGTGAGTGAGGTCCATCAGAACAACGCCTTCCCGGGCTGCTTTGTGTTCAGCGGCGCTGTAGGGAGCCCAGTTCTGACGCCCCCATGAATATTCGAGTTTGGGCTCGACGCCTTCGGGCGCGAACCAACTCGGGAACTCCCAACCACCCGACGTGCTGAAGTACGCGCCCTCCGCCGCGAGGCGGTCGTGGATCGCCGACTTGCGGGCATTGCGCGAAGTCTCGGGCTCGAGGTTTGGCCAGCTGATGTACTGCCAGCCGATCATTTCTACGACGCGATCGTGGAGGTACTTGCTGGTGTTCTGGAACGGGTGCATGCGGTCGATGTTGACCTCACAGACGTCGACCGGCGGCAGGCCATCCACAATCCACTGCGCGAGCACCTGACCCGCGCCACCCCCAAACAAGATCCCCAGGGAGTTGAAGCCTGCGGCCACATAGAAATTCTGCAGCTCGGGTGACTCGCCGAGTAGTGATCCCATGTCCGGCGTGAAGCTCTCGGGTCCGCAGAATAGTTGTCGCACCCCGACGTCGCGTGCTGCTGGAATCCGGTCCATGGCTGCGTCGATGTAGGGAGCCAGGCGATCCCAATCCGGCGGCAGATCCGCAAAGGTGAAATCTTTGGGGATGCCTTCCATGCCCCATGGGCCGGCAATGGGTTCGAACATCCCGAGCATCAAACCGCCGCCCTCTTCTCTGAAGTAGGTGTAGAGATCCGGGTCCTCGACGATGGGCAGATCTCGATGGATTCCCTTCATTTCCTCAGTGATCAGGTAGTAGTGCTCGGCGGCGTGGAGAGGCACGTTGACCCCGGCCATCTTGCCCAGCTGTCGTGCCCACATGCCGCCGCAATTGACCACGTACTCGGCCGTGATGTCGCCGTGCTCGGTCGCCACACCGGTGACGCGACCATTCTTCTGGTGAATCGCAGTCACCGGGGTGTCTTCGAAGATTTGCGCGCCACCCATGCGAGCACCCTTGGCGAGGGAGATGGTGACATCGACAGGGTTTGCACGGCCGTCGTCGGGTGTATAGAAGCCGCACAGGATGTCGTCAGTCTCGAACAGAGGCCACATCTTCTTGACATCGGCGGTCGAAACCTCTTCGACTTCGATACCAAAGCCGCGGCAGAAGTCCGCCACACGGCGCAGCTTGTCGACCCGCTCGGTATTGCTTGCGATCTGCAAGTACCCGACATCTCGGAAGCCAGTGTCCTGTCCGGTCTCCTGGCCGAGCCTCTTGTAGAGATCGCGGCTGTACTTGGACATGGTGACGGTCAGTTCGGAATCAAACGTTCCGGTCACGACCAGCCCCGCCGCGTGCCAGGTGGTCCCCGATGTCAGTTTGGCGCGTTCGAGCAGCACGACGTCGCGCCATCCAAGCTTGGTCAAGTGATAGGCGACGCTACATCCGATGACCCCGCCTCCAATGATTACGACGCGTGCGTGCGAGGGAAGGGAATGGCTTGCGTTGGCTTCGGGATTGTCCTGGCCCATGTCGTTCTCCATCAATTACTCGCGTGTCTTGACTCGCAGGACCGGGGAGCAGCGGCCCTTCAAGTGATCATCCAGAAGTCGTAGGCCGGGAGTATATTCGTGCAATCGCCGAACGGTACGGCAATCGATCCTTTGGGAAGTGACGCAGGCATTTTGTTGAGTTAACGAATTCGGGGGGCGGAGTCCCTGGCGTGAGGAATATTGTTGCTGGGAAGCGGACTAGCGGTGTTTCGGGGCCACGACGTGTTAACCGATCTAGCAATCGGCGCTAGGGTTCGGCCGTTCGAAGAGAGGTCTGATCACTGCAATTCTCCGGCAATTCCGGAGCAAGTATGCAGAACTAACCGTCACCCCCGGCAGCGCGAAGTTCCGGCCTGGTTTTGGCCTCCCAGGCCTGTGCCAACTCGTGGTCGAAGAGTCGCCATCCCAGGTAGTGGTGAAAGTCCTTGATCGGTCGATCGAGTTCGATCAACTGTCCCCCCCGACTGTGACGGGAACTCATTCCGCCCTGGAGACGTTCACACAGGATCCGATCCTCCTCCATGACCTGATCGTAGCTCTGGGCCTCAGCCGCCAGGGGACCGTCCTGATGTTCCGAAAACCGCCCTCCCCCACAGACGACGGTCTGATCGACACTCAGGGGAAGCACCAAGAGCCAGGCCCAGGACTCGGCGTTCGCGAAGAAGGTCAGATTCGGCGGGATAGAAAGCACGAAATAGTGCTCACGTTCGAAGTCGCTGAGGGAAGCGGGATCGTCGGGACGCTTCGGCGGGGCGTGAGTGAGCGGGCTGGCCGACGCCGTCCAACAGGGCGATCCCTCGAGATTGAAAGCATCCCCGGTAGCTGCAATGTGATTGAGGGACTGGGGATGGGTCCGGAACAGGTGATACCAATCCATCGAGTTTTCCATCACCAGCTTCCAGTTCGACTTCCAGTTTTCTGTCGGCATGGCAGGCGCGCACGCGAAGCGATCGTATTGAAAAGGGTCTAGATAACGATCGAGACCCGCCAGCCGCGGGGCCAGCGCCTCGGCGTCTGCATCGAAATTGATGAACACAATCCCCTTCCAGTTCTCCAGGCGGATCGACGCGAGGCCGTGGGAGGCCTTGTCGATCTTTGCATCGCCCGGATAGGGAACACCGGTCAATCGGCCGCAGCTGTCGTAGCTCCAGGCGTGGTAGGGGCACTGCACGCTACTCGCATTCCCGCGGCCCTCGTCGTAGAGCACTGTGCCTCGATGTCTGCACACATTTGAGAATGCGCGCAACACACCGTCAGCACTGCGAATGACAACGATCGGTTCGCTCGCCACTGTGAAGGCAAAATAATCCCCCGGGTTCGGAAGCTCGTCCGCCCCACAGACCGCGAACCAATCCTGCCGGAAGACGCGCTCCATCTCGAGTTCGAACACCTCGGGATCGGAATAGGCTCCCAGCGGGAGTGCATGCATCTTGCCGTCCAGGGGTGCTGTTTCTCGTCGATAATCGCTCAATACTGACAACGCGTTCTTCTCCAATTTCGATCGGCTCTTATGTACAGCAGCGTACCAACGCCCAACTATCATATTGCCCAGGTCCCAGGCTAGTCCCGCTCGACCACGTGCCAATACGCAGCTTCCACGTCCTCGAATTCTTCTTCTTCGTAATCGTATTTTTTGGCAAACGCGGTGTCGATACTCGCCATCGTCTTGGCATCCGTGACCACTACGAGCTTTTGCTCGTAGATTTTATCTCCGAACTTGAGACGGACGTTCGGATCTCGGGCGACATTGGCAACCCAGGACTTGCCATCCGGCTCGTCCGCGGACACATATAGCTGGTTCCCCAGGGTCACAACCCAGACCGTCACGGAGTGGGGGATGAAATAGGAAGTCGTCGTTTCGATGGAAACATCGTGAGCATCCGAGGTGAACGACCAATCCTCGACCGCTTGCTGATTCACCTCGCCCGACAGTCCGAAACCGGGTCGTTCATCGCTCGGCTCGAGCGAACAAGCAACGTTCAGTACGATCACAATTGCGCAGACCACCACAGCGGCGATTCTCGACATCACATCCTCCTTTGCTTTCTCGTCACGGACTTTGATTCTCGTCACGGACTTTGATTCTCTATAATGATCCTAGAAGAAACTCGCACCGTCCAGCAACAGTCAATCCAGTAGTTGAAATTCGTTAGAGAGAGACGATGTCCAGGAACTACAAAAAGGCCGTTGCCGCCATCAACAAACATCACATTCAGCTGGTCTACCCCATCAAGAACGCCCATGAGCCGGGATCTCTTTGGCATTCCCTGTATCCGCGTTCCTTCATGAAGTGGGATTGGTCTGAAGACGCTGACCAGCGAGTCGTCGACATCTGGCACCTGAAAGATGAACTCTGCCAGAATCAAGACGTGGTGTATGCGAAATGGTTCCGCGGACGTGCCACTTTCTTCTCGCGGAAGATCTTTGCTCCGATTCTTTGTCTCCTGGGGACAACCCAAGTCGATGAGATCTATCGAAACATGCACGCCAATGATATTTACGAAGCGTTGCTCGACAATTCGCCTCAAACACCCAAGCTCGTCAGGCAGGCTGTCGATCTTTCAGGACGCCTCAACCGAAGCGACTATGAAAGAGCCGTGAAATTGCTTTGGGAACAACTCCTGATCGTGGGAACCGGCGAAGTTGACGAAGGGCAATTCCCCGCCCTCGCGATCGGAGCGACAAAACACATCTTCGAAGATCTTTGGGATGAGGGGCGCAGCATGGATCGCCGCGATGCTGTGAAACTCTGCCGTGAACTCATTCCCGGGGACTCCCCGTTCAACAAGTTCTTCAACAGGATGATGGTCAAGTTCGCTGGACGAGGACTCGACTGCTGATTAACTCGAGAGCGTAGACCGGGCGGGACCAGTGCGAAACGTCACCGGCCCGCCCAGGAACTACAAACCGATCAGCTATGCACGTTCGTTCGGAAGAGTCTTGCCGTCTCCGCCGAAAGCCTCCGGGAGCGTCTCGAACTTGTCGAGGTCATCGTAGACGCAGACCGTGCCACTTCCGTAGAAGATGTGACATCCCATCTTGAGACGCGGATCGATCTCACCGTCCGCGCCATGATTGGGGGTCGTGAAGTTCTGAAGAAAAACGGCACTGCAACCGAGGTGGTTGAGTCGACTGTAGACCTTGCTGCCGCAGGTACTGCAAAAATAGCGGTCCTCCTTTGACTGGCCGCCGCAGTTGTACATCGAAAGGTTGTTCTCTCCCTTGCTGATTCGAACATTGTCGTAGGCGCAGAGTTCCGCGTACGGCGCGGAGTGTGTGCGTCGGCAGATAGAGCAGTGGCAGATCGCAGTCCAGGCGGGCAAACCGCTCACCTCGAATTCGACCGCACCACAGTGACACGAACCCTTGAACACGTCTTCGCTCATGCTTGTCTCCGTTGCGTGGTCGGCCCGGCCTGCCTGGGCCCCCGTGGCCCCGGGTATGGGAGCCGGCCGACACGAAGAGAGTAGAACCAGCTAGCCCAGGCGTAAACATGCACAGGGGGTGGCGCGGATGCTCATCCGCAACTCGCACGTCTCCGGCTTTAGCCTGGTGATCAGACGCATACGGATCGGTTCTGACCAAAATGAACACTTTCTTGTTCTAGGCAATTGACCCGAACCCGTAGAGAGCGCCATCACGCAACAATGAGTCAACTCGCAGCAGCTCGTGCTTCTCGCCTGCGGATCACGATCACCATCAGCGCAGGTGCGAGAGTCACGTCTCCGATAAATGCCATTGCAAGCGCCAGGCCCGTCAGGAACCCGAAGTTGAATGTGCTTGTGAGATAGCCGAGGGTAAAGACGAAAAAACCGGCGCAGAGCACGAGGGTGGTGACGAGCATTGCCTG
It encodes the following:
- a CDS encoding GcvT family protein encodes the protein MGQDNPEANASHSLPSHARVVIIGGGVIGCSVAYHLTKLGWRDVVLLERAKLTSGTTWHAAGLVVTGTFDSELTVTMSKYSRDLYKRLGQETGQDTGFRDVGYLQIASNTERVDKLRRVADFCRGFGIEVEEVSTADVKKMWPLFETDDILCGFYTPDDGRANPVDVTISLAKGARMGGAQIFEDTPVTAIHQKNGRVTGVATEHGDITAEYVVNCGGMWARQLGKMAGVNVPLHAAEHYYLITEEMKGIHRDLPIVEDPDLYTYFREEGGGLMLGMFEPIAGPWGMEGIPKDFTFADLPPDWDRLAPYIDAAMDRIPAARDVGVRQLFCGPESFTPDMGSLLGESPELQNFYVAAGFNSLGILFGGGAGQVLAQWIVDGLPPVDVCEVNIDRMHPFQNTSKYLHDRVVEMIGWQYISWPNLEPETSRNARKSAIHDRLAAEGAYFSTSGGWEFPSWFAPEGVEPKLEYSWGRQNWAPYSAAEHKAAREGVVLMDLTHMSKFLVQGRDAEKVLNRICANNVAVPVGRIVYTQFLNERGRIEADLTVTRTGEFEYLLIAGDLLHMHALTWLRRNIPEEAHAFVTDISSAYNILNIQGPRSRELLGMITDADLSTEAFPYPSMQEIEIGYAMVKAMRITYVGELGYELYVPTEQTLHVFDLLMEAGKKVGLKHAGLAALETLRLEKAYRDWAADIDNEDTPLEVGLGFAVSWDKPGGFIGREALLKQKDAGLPKTRLVQFLLEDPEPVMHHNETIFRDGVRVGYIKAGGYGHTLGGAVGLGPVANEAGVSIDFIKSGHYEIEVSGTRYPAKPSLRPMYDPKGVRIRT
- a CDS encoding DUF2255 family protein — encoded protein: MTRIKVRDEKAKEDVMSRIAAVVVCAIVIVLNVACSLEPSDERPGFGLSGEVNQQAVEDWSFTSDAHDVSIETTTSYFIPHSVTVWVVTLGNQLYVSADEPDGKSWVANVARDPNVRLKFGDKIYEQKLVVVTDAKTMASIDTAFAKKYDYEEEEFEDVEAAYWHVVERD
- a CDS encoding aromatic ring-hydroxylating dioxygenase subunit alpha, whose protein sequence is MSVLSDYRRETAPLDGKMHALPLGAYSDPEVFELEMERVFRQDWFAVCGADELPNPGDYFAFTVASEPIVVIRSADGVLRAFSNVCRHRGTVLYDEGRGNASSVQCPYHAWSYDSCGRLTGVPYPGDAKIDKASHGLASIRLENWKGIVFINFDADAEALAPRLAGLDRYLDPFQYDRFACAPAMPTENWKSNWKLVMENSMDWYHLFRTHPQSLNHIAATGDAFNLEGSPCWTASASPLTHAPPKRPDDPASLSDFEREHYFVLSIPPNLTFFANAESWAWLLVLPLSVDQTVVCGGGRFSEHQDGPLAAEAQSYDQVMEEDRILCERLQGGMSSRHSRGGQLIELDRPIKDFHHYLGWRLFDHELAQAWEAKTRPELRAAGGDG
- a CDS encoding GFA family protein is translated as MSEDVFKGSCHCGAVEFEVSGLPAWTAICHCSICRRTHSAPYAELCAYDNVRISKGENNLSMYNCGGQSKEDRYFCSTCGSKVYSRLNHLGCSAVFLQNFTTPNHGADGEIDPRLKMGCHIFYGSGTVCVYDDLDKFETLPEAFGGDGKTLPNERA